The Lentimicrobiaceae bacterium sequence TTACCCGAAGGTGTTGACGAACACAGTGATGAGGTATATGCAAAAGTTGTTGAAAACTTTCAAATGTTTCAGGATAACAAATGGCTTGTTAGAGATACAAAGCCGAATTTGTATCTGTATGCTCAAACAATGGATGGTCGTACTCAATACGGTTTGGTTGCTTGTGCAAATATCGATGATTACTTTAATGAAAAAATCTTAAAGCACGAACTTACTCGTAAAGATAAAGAAAGAGACAGAATGATTCACGTTAGAATTACAAATGCCAACGTCGAGCCTGTTTTCTTTACTTATCCTCCTCACAAAAGAATTGATGAAATTATAGCCAACGTGGTTGATACCAAGAAACCATTGTACGACTTTGTTGCCGACGACGGTTTTGGACATCACTTTTGGATTATAGACGACGACAATGTTATAAACGAAATAGTTGATATTTTCGACAAAGATATTCCTTACTTGTATGTAGCCGACGGTCACCACCGCACAGCTGCAGCTGCATTAGTAGGACAAGAAAAAAGGGCTAATAATCCTAATCACAGAGGTGATGAAGAATACAACTATTTTATGGCTGTTATTTTCCCCGCCGACCAACTTAAAATAATTGATTACAACAGAGTTGTAAAAGATTTGAACGGACTTACAGAGGAAGAATTTTTTGAGAAATTGAGAAAGAACTTCGATATTGTTGAAGTTGGAACCGAAATTTACAGACCAAACAAATTGCATAACTTTTCAATGTACATAAGCGGAAAATGGTACAGTATGACTGCAAAAGAAGGAACATACAACGACGACGATCCTATTGGCGTGCTTGATGTTACTGTTTTGTCGAACTTAGTATTAGACGAAATACTTGGCATTAAAGACCTACGTACCAGCATGCGTATCGATTTTGTTGGCGGTATCAGAGGTTTGGGCGAGCTTAAAACCAGAGTCGATTCGGGCGAAATGAAAGTTGCTTTTGCACTTTATCCTGTTACTATGCAACAACTTATCAATATTGCCGATAGCGGCAATATTATGCCACCCAAAACTACTTGGTTTGAACCTAAATTAAGAAGCGGTTTGGTTGTTCATACTTTGGACTAAATTTTTATTAAATGAAAATAGTAGATAATTTTCTTAACATCAGACAATCTATACCGTCTGATGTTAAGATTGTTGCAGTTTCAAAACTAAAACCCCTTGAAGATATTCTTTGTTTGTACAACAACACCGGACATCGCATATTTGGCGAGTCTCGAGCTCAGGAGTTGGTTGTTAAAAACGAAAATATCAACATTGAGGATATTCAGTGGCATTTTATTGGTAATTTTCAGACCAACAAGGTAAAACAAATTCTACCAATAATCACGCTAACACATAGTGTAAGCAATGTTAGATTGTTAAACACGATAAATAAAGTTGCTTCGAATAATAATTTTAAGGCAAAATGCCTATTACAGTTTCATATTGCCGAAGAAGAAACCAAACAAGGTTTTGATATTGATGAAGTTTTGAAACTATTTGATAAAGATTTTTTTGCAAAATATCCAAACGTTGATATTGAAGGCGTTATGGGAATGGCTACTTTTACAGACGATGAAATTGCCATTGCAAAAGAGTTTAAACTATTGAGAAGTTATTTTGATAGATTAAAAAACGAGTTCTTCTCAGACAGAGATTCGTTTGCCGAAATATCTATGGGTATGAGCAACGACTACAAAATAGCAATAGCCGAAGGCAGTACAATGGTCAGAATTGGTTCATCTATTTTTGGAGAAAGAAATTAGTAATGAGTAAAAAAGTACACTTTATTGCAATAGGAGGCAGTGCCATGCATAACTTGGCTATTGCTCTTAAAATTAAAGGATACGACGTTACAGGTAGCGACGACGAG is a genomic window containing:
- a CDS encoding YggS family pyridoxal phosphate-dependent enzyme yields the protein MKIVDNFLNIRQSIPSDVKIVAVSKLKPLEDILCLYNNTGHRIFGESRAQELVVKNENINIEDIQWHFIGNFQTNKVKQILPIITLTHSVSNVRLLNTINKVASNNNFKAKCLLQFHIAEEETKQGFDIDEVLKLFDKDFFAKYPNVDIEGVMGMATFTDDEIAIAKEFKLLRSYFDRLKNEFFSDRDSFAEISMGMSNDYKIAIAEGSTMVRIGSSIFGERN
- a CDS encoding DUF1015 family protein, producing the protein MTKIRAFQGLLPPVEIAKKLASRPYDVLNSAEARIEAKGNPYSLLRVTKAEIDLPEGVDEHSDEVYAKVVENFQMFQDNKWLVRDTKPNLYLYAQTMDGRTQYGLVACANIDDYFNEKILKHELTRKDKERDRMIHVRITNANVEPVFFTYPPHKRIDEIIANVVDTKKPLYDFVADDGFGHHFWIIDDDNVINEIVDIFDKDIPYLYVADGHHRTAAAALVGQEKRANNPNHRGDEEYNYFMAVIFPADQLKIIDYNRVVKDLNGLTEEEFFEKLRKNFDIVEVGTEIYRPNKLHNFSMYISGKWYSMTAKEGTYNDDDPIGVLDVTVLSNLVLDEILGIKDLRTSMRIDFVGGIRGLGELKTRVDSGEMKVAFALYPVTMQQLINIADSGNIMPPKTTWFEPKLRSGLVVHTLD